The following proteins are co-located in the Engraulis encrasicolus isolate BLACKSEA-1 unplaced genomic scaffold, IST_EnEncr_1.0 scaffold_138_np1212, whole genome shotgun sequence genome:
- the LOC134442279 gene encoding uncharacterized protein LOC134442279, whose product MPCILCRGVHSVESVIRVSGHVGGSVEIRCPYDGRYKTYSKYLCRGDCSYGYKDKPVETEEGKSGAVRGRFYLHDDTASRIFTVTITGLVTEDAGKYWCGIKRYGLKHVYTEVALTVKGGAQGHDDVHYASIQHQRSRATTGGGQREDQVHSRGGEDDVQYSTVRQHPRQTAAALQGEEDVQYASLHLKGKADAKGMQTWTGVYSVESVISVSGRAGGSAEIRCPYDAGYETYSKYLCRGDCPASWFSKSKDIPVQTEIGQTTADNGRFHLHDNTASRIFTVTITGLTAKDAGKYWCGVKTGFGSKDVYTEVELTVETINPSTTSYENNTLPSSPPTSPPFNLTSSAPHLGNITDPVLGRGQAEEEEEEEGGDEEGVSPVVVGVLCAVALVIIVLTGAVVSLAYYTHRRKKQEQQPDIGPASLHSSTPTEEPNDYEEHVDMGSASGATGARASVSSIYCLAEGPRKSPSVPSLYASTAAIATKHQDAQQQQQQQQQQQQQPMDQDNNDAPIYCNAPPPQATARRNYTLHSE is encoded by the exons ATGCCGTGCATACTGTGTCGCG gtGTTCATTCTGTGGAGTCAGTGATCAGAGTGAGTGGACATGTAGGTGGATCAGTAGAGATCAGATGCCCCTATGATGGAAGATACAAGACCTACTCCAAGTACCTCTGCAGAGGAGACTGTTCCTATGGATACAAAGACAAACCTGTTGAGACTGAAGAAGGGAAGAGCGGGGCTGTTAGGGGAAGATTCTATCTCCATGACGACACAGCTTCTAGAATCTTCACTGTTACCATCACTGGACTGGTTACAGAGGATGCTGGGAAGTATTGGTGTGGGATTAAGAGATACGGACTGAAACATGTCTACACTGAAGTGGCTCTCACTGTTAAAG gTGGAGCTCAGGGTCATGATGACGTGCACTATGCCAGTATCCAGCACCAACGCTCCAGGGCCACTACTGGGGGAGGGCAGCGGGAAGATcag GTCCATAGCAGAGGCGGAGAGGATGATGTTCAGTACTCCACGGTGAGACAGCATCCCAGGCAGACTGCAGCGGCTCTGCAGGGGGAGGAAGACGTGCAGTATGCCAGCCTGCACCTGAAGGGCAAAGCAGACGCAAAAGG TATGCAGACCTGGACTG GTGTTTATTCTGTGGAGTCAGTGATCAGTGTGAGTGGACGTGCAGGTGGATCAGCAGAGATCAGATGTCCCTATGATGCTGGATATGAGACCTACTCCAAGTACCTCTGCAGAGGAGACTGTCCTGCTTCCTGGTTTTCTAAATCAAAAGACATTCCTGTCCAGACTGAAATAGGACAGACCACAGCAGACAATGGAAGATTCCATCTCCATGACAACACTGCTTCTAGAATCTTCACCGTCACCATCACTGGACTGACTGCAAAGGATGCTGGGAAGTATTGGTGTGGGGTTAAGACTGGATTTGGGTCCAAAGATGTCTACACTGAAGTGGAGTTAACTGTGGAAA ctattaATCCCTCCACCACCTCATATGAGAACAACActcttccatcttctcctcccACATCTCCCCCGTTCAACCTCACCTCCTCTGCCCCACACCTGGGCAACATCACTG ATCCAGTCCTTGGGAGGGgacaagcagaggaggaggaagaggaggagggaggtgatgaAGAAGGTGTCTCGcccgtggtggtgggggtgttgtgtgctgtggcacTGGTCATTATAGTGCTGACTGGTGCTGTGGTGTCACTCGCCTActacacacacaggaggaagaagCAGGAGCAACAgccag ACATCGGGCCAGCTAGTCTTCACAGCAGTACACCAACTGAAGAG CCCAACGACTATGAGGAGCATGTGGACATGGGTAGTGCATCTGGGGCGACTGGGGCCAGAGCATCAGTGAGCTCCATCTATTGTCTTGCTGAAGGGCCAAGGAAGTCTCCCTCAGTGCCTTCCCTCTACGCCTCCACTGCTGCCATCGCCACCAAACATCAGGacgcacaacagcagcagcagcagcagcagcagcagcagcagcagcccatggACCAGGACAATAACGACGCTCCCATTTACTGCAATGCACCACCGCCACAAGCCACTGCAAGAAGAAACTACACCCTCCACAGTGAATAG